In a single window of the Pelagibacterium sp. 26DY04 genome:
- a CDS encoding ABC transporter permease has protein sequence MVQGAFQTRAKLESLQANVRTVVELREAGAFGTGGFGGDRPVGADAFSVGTLDQIRRIPNAEHIVKIEEYIHAPQVDPSRPNAYAMIIGLQPGAPMRAIGEVDYENAEIIEGRGLGEQDVAQDVAVVGRVYAQERLGLNAASGEASLQGRMITLQSQPLRVVGIYATGNDFGDNHVFVPLETFRRIYNPGDKLSKIRVRVDSIANVAAVANDLQQLPGVDAVTAAEQVSTAKTTLGSMAAATLYGSLLLFAIGGVLVVFIMILATRERINEIGTLKAIGASNWEIVKQFLAEVLAVTALAAAGAVGTAALFGTVLRAALDLELSIDQNTLLLILLGGFVFAALGSLYPIVKGIRLSPIQAMKNT, from the coding sequence ATGGTTCAGGGCGCCTTCCAGACGCGCGCCAAGCTCGAGAGCCTCCAAGCGAATGTCCGGACAGTGGTGGAGCTGCGCGAGGCCGGCGCCTTCGGCACGGGTGGATTCGGCGGCGACAGGCCGGTTGGCGCCGACGCATTCTCGGTTGGGACCCTCGATCAGATACGGCGCATCCCTAACGCCGAGCATATCGTGAAAATAGAGGAGTATATCCATGCGCCTCAGGTCGATCCGTCGAGGCCGAACGCATATGCGATGATCATCGGCTTGCAGCCTGGCGCGCCGATGCGCGCGATCGGGGAGGTGGATTACGAGAATGCCGAGATCATCGAGGGACGGGGTCTCGGCGAGCAGGACGTGGCCCAGGATGTCGCCGTCGTCGGCCGGGTCTATGCCCAGGAGCGTCTCGGGCTCAATGCGGCGAGCGGCGAGGCCTCACTCCAGGGCAGGATGATCACCCTCCAAAGTCAGCCGCTGCGAGTGGTTGGCATCTACGCCACCGGCAACGATTTCGGTGACAATCACGTCTTCGTTCCGCTGGAAACGTTCCGGCGCATCTACAATCCCGGCGACAAGCTCTCGAAGATCCGCGTCAGGGTCGACTCGATCGCCAATGTCGCGGCCGTCGCGAACGACCTGCAGCAACTGCCGGGCGTAGATGCCGTGACCGCCGCCGAGCAGGTCTCGACGGCAAAAACGACCCTCGGGAGCATGGCGGCTGCTACGCTCTACGGATCATTGCTCCTCTTTGCGATCGGCGGCGTTCTTGTCGTTTTCATCATGATCCTGGCGACGCGTGAGCGGATCAACGAGATCGGCACACTTAAGGCGATCGGCGCCTCCAATTGGGAGATCGTGAAGCAGTTCCTCGCTGAGGTCCTCGCGGTGACGGCACTTGCAGCCGCGGGCGCGGTGGGTACGGCCGCTCTCTTCGGAACAGTTCTTCGGGCGGCGTTGGACCTCGAGCTCAGCATTGATCAAAACACGTTGCTCTTGATCCTGCTGGGCGGGTTCGTTTTCGCTGCCCTTGGCAGTCTGTATCCGATCGTTAAGGGCATTCGGCTGAGCCCGATACAAGCCATGAAGAACACTTGA
- a CDS encoding FtsX-like permease family protein, translating to MGMIILGLRNLLRNKVRLVLVAILIGVPFFLLLAMYSIGDAMQRQTTVLNENVNTVLQLRGRGSMGHVNMVGQDRLLPQDTLEKVRGIEHVRQAEPYLLAMAPITPPNFVMHVGLAPGAVKRLESHGEAGNPRIIAGRDFMPEDAGQDVAIIGQGYAEWAGIRPEDVGKATLTIDPTRTHPAIFGMDRPTRELRIIGMYASGYIFGDLQLFMPMETFRSIYGIDQGISWLFVNVDNVENVPLVAQRLREVVGDVADILVPESAAVFTATTSQRVTQLTSVGGILAVALMVIVVFFVLLMMVRERAREIGTLKAIGASNGGVTAQFLTEAVGLTLLGGALGLLLFLGIGEIVTGRLFALSIGPFLPSHYKPLFESLAINSNLSAPTLALVLAVAVLAAVVGSAYGVWQAVKLSPLEAMKHE from the coding sequence ATGGGCATGATCATCTTGGGTCTGCGCAATCTCCTGCGGAACAAGGTCCGCCTTGTCCTTGTCGCAATCCTGATCGGCGTTCCCTTTTTCCTGCTCCTCGCGATGTATTCGATCGGCGACGCGATGCAGCGGCAGACGACCGTGCTGAACGAGAACGTCAATACAGTCCTACAACTTCGCGGTCGCGGCTCAATGGGCCATGTGAACATGGTTGGCCAGGATCGTCTTCTGCCGCAGGACACGCTGGAGAAGGTGCGCGGGATCGAACACGTCAGACAGGCAGAGCCGTATCTCCTCGCGATGGCGCCGATCACGCCGCCGAACTTCGTCATGCATGTCGGCTTGGCACCGGGCGCGGTAAAGCGGCTCGAGTCGCACGGCGAGGCCGGCAACCCTCGGATCATCGCTGGCCGGGACTTCATGCCTGAGGATGCCGGACAGGACGTCGCCATCATCGGCCAGGGCTATGCCGAATGGGCCGGGATTAGGCCCGAAGATGTCGGCAAGGCGACGCTCACGATCGACCCAACCCGCACCCATCCGGCGATCTTCGGAATGGATCGGCCGACGCGGGAACTGCGGATCATTGGCATGTACGCCAGCGGCTATATCTTCGGCGACCTCCAGCTCTTCATGCCGATGGAGACGTTCCGCTCGATCTACGGCATCGATCAGGGAATCTCTTGGCTATTTGTCAACGTCGACAACGTCGAGAACGTACCTCTGGTGGCGCAGCGGCTGCGAGAGGTGGTCGGCGATGTCGCGGATATCCTTGTTCCCGAAAGCGCCGCCGTATTCACGGCGACGACCAGTCAGAGGGTTACGCAGCTCACCAGCGTCGGCGGCATCCTGGCTGTAGCCCTGATGGTCATCGTCGTCTTCTTCGTGCTCCTGATGATGGTGCGCGAGCGCGCTCGCGAGATCGGCACATTGAAGGCGATCGGTGCGAGCAACGGCGGCGTCACCGCCCAATTTCTGACGGAGGCCGTAGGGTTGACGCTGCTTGGCGGTGCTCTTGGGCTCCTGCTCTTCCTCGGCATCGGCGAGATCGTCACCGGACGCTTGTTCGCACTGAGCATCGGGCCGTTTCTGCCGAGCCACTACAAGCCGCTCTTTGAGAGTCTCGCGATCAACAGCAATCTTTCGGCTCCGACTCTCGCCCTCGTCCTTGCCGTCGCCGTGCTCGCGGCGGTGGTCGGTAGCGCCTACGGCGTCTGGCAAGCCGTCAAACTCTCTCCGCTCGAGGCCATGAAGCATGAATAA
- a CDS encoding ABC transporter ATP-binding protein: MNKPLIDNLLVELRSVSKSYRKGSETVDAVAGIELTMQERGMVAIVGPSGSGKSTLLHMIGAMDRPTRGEVLVAGQAVNRLSSGELTRFRRQTVGFVFQTFNLIPNLTALENVALPMEFNGVSASERSVRAKTLLERFQLGQRLKHRPRELSGGEMQRVAIARAVANQPRLVLADEPTGNLDSRSGQIIYELLQEVSRERTVIVVTHSEELARLADRVIHIRDGHLVDGPNSGHKLVSVTR, from the coding sequence ATGAATAAACCACTGATCGACAACCTGCTTGTTGAGCTGCGTAGCGTCTCCAAGTCCTATCGTAAGGGCAGCGAGACGGTCGACGCGGTCGCCGGGATCGAACTCACGATGCAGGAAAGGGGCATGGTGGCCATCGTCGGCCCAAGCGGAAGCGGGAAGTCGACGCTCTTGCACATGATCGGGGCAATGGACCGGCCAACACGGGGCGAGGTCCTCGTCGCCGGGCAGGCCGTGAATAGGCTATCGTCAGGCGAGCTGACGCGCTTTCGCCGGCAAACGGTCGGGTTCGTCTTTCAGACCTTCAATCTGATCCCGAACCTGACGGCGTTGGAGAATGTCGCTTTGCCGATGGAGTTCAACGGCGTCAGCGCCTCGGAGAGGAGCGTGAGGGCGAAAACATTGCTTGAGCGCTTCCAGCTCGGGCAGCGCTTGAAACATCGTCCCCGCGAGCTGAGTGGCGGCGAGATGCAGCGTGTTGCGATCGCGCGCGCCGTGGCCAACCAACCGCGCCTGGTGCTCGCCGACGAGCCCACCGGCAATCTCGACTCGCGCTCGGGACAGATCATCTACGAACTCCTTCAAGAGGTATCGCGGGAGCGAACGGTCATTGTCGTTACACATTCAGAAGAACTGGCCAGACTCGCCGATCGGGTCATCCATATTCGGGATGGACATCTCGTGGATGGGCCGAATTCAGGACATAAGTTGGTTTCTGTTACGCGCTGA
- a CDS encoding MerR family DNA-binding protein, whose product MQAFTISKAAHEAGVGVETVRFYERRGLIEQPEKPGHTGYRHYSAETVRRIRFIRKAQQIGFSLREIQELLWLRADPSADCSDVRQKAASKIDEVDEKIIELKKIRKALEKVIADCPGRGALKGCTILEALQEGDRLENQTSSTRTRRKIR is encoded by the coding sequence ATGCAAGCATTCACGATCAGCAAAGCCGCTCACGAGGCGGGAGTGGGCGTCGAAACTGTCCGATTTTACGAACGGCGCGGCTTGATCGAGCAGCCAGAGAAGCCGGGACACACCGGATACCGACACTATTCTGCTGAGACGGTGAGACGAATCCGTTTCATCCGCAAAGCGCAACAGATTGGCTTCTCGCTCCGCGAGATCCAGGAACTGCTGTGGCTGCGCGCCGATCCCTCGGCGGATTGTAGCGACGTACGCCAGAAGGCGGCCTCAAAGATCGATGAGGTCGATGAGAAGATCATTGAGCTCAAGAAGATCCGCAAAGCGCTAGAGAAAGTGATCGCGGACTGTCCTGGCCGGGGGGCACTGAAGGGGTGCACCATTCTAGAGGCGCTTCAGGAGGGGGACCGGCTTGAAAATCAAACGTCCTCTACCCGAACACGAAGGAAGATCAGATGA
- a CDS encoding heavy-metal-associated domain-containing protein: MKSVTLKIEGMHCNGCAENIKALVSSEAGVRGADVSFKDGQARILFDPQTVREDRLVEVIKKAGYQVPARGQ, translated from the coding sequence ATGAAATCCGTCACGCTAAAGATCGAAGGTATGCACTGCAACGGCTGTGCAGAGAACATCAAAGCCCTCGTCAGTTCTGAGGCGGGCGTACGCGGCGCCGATGTTTCCTTCAAGGACGGCCAGGCGCGCATTCTCTTCGATCCCCAAACTGTCAGGGAAGATCGCCTTGTCGAAGTGATCAAGAAGGCAGGCTACCAAGTTCCGGCTCGGGGTCAGTGA